The Alkalihalobacillus sp. LMS6 genomic interval GATCGGGCGTACAGCAAGCACAGCTTGAATTTGCCCAACAGCTTGTGCGCCAGTTCCAATGATGCTTAACGTCGTGGCTGTTTTTTTCGCTAAAACACGTGTGGCAACACCACTGCTTGCTCCAGTCCGTAAAATCGTTAAATAAGAAGCGTCCATTAAAGCGACGTGCTCACCGGTAGTTGTATCCGTTAAAAGAATGGTTCCACGCAAAGCCGGTCTGCCTAGCTTAGGGTTATCAGGAAAAACACTCACCGTTTTAATAGCGCTATACCCTAAATCTTCACTATAGGCGGGCATGTAAAGACTTGTACCATTCGTTGCTGGATGATCAAGTGCGGTTCGAACAGGGGTTGTCTTGTGACGGTTTGCTAAAAACGCATGAGTAACATCTTCAAGGCAGTCTTCCATCGTATAAAGCGATTCAATCATTGATTTTGTTAGGATGAGCATAATAGGTGTAGCCCCTTTCTAATCGAGTTCTCGGTTTTTTGTTTCCCTCGTCACTGCAACGGCAATAATGGAAATGACGCCTGCTAGAACGATGTAAATAGAAATTGGAATTGAAGAGTTATTAAATGTGTTCAGCAAATAAGTAGCCAGAAGTGGTGCTGTTCCACCTGCAACCGCTGCACCAATTTGGTAACCAACCGTGACACCAGTATAGCGGACGTTTGCACTGAAAATTTCAGAGAACATCGTGCCAAGAACCGCTGTAACAGGTGCCCAAAATAAGGCAAGTGCCACCACAGTCGCAACAATTAACCAGAGCGTTGAATCAAGGGATAAAAGATAAAAATAAGGAAAAGCGAAAGCCATCATACCAATGGCTCCAAAAATAAAGACAGGTTTACGACCAATTTTATCGGAAAGTGAACCCATCAACGGAATCATCAACGTTGCTGCAAGGGTTCCGATCGTTACAGCATTTAAAGCGGTTAAACGATCAAACGTTAAATAAGTGGTTGTGTAGGCGATTACAAAAGTAGAGAAAATATAGAATGGCCCTGTTTCCACGACTTTGGCGCCGACTGCAATGAGCACGGATCGCCAGTGGTATCGAAATGTATCAAAAAGAGGGACGTTGGCAATATTTCCGGACTCTTTTGCTTCTTTAAAAGATGGTGTTTCATCAAGTGATTTACGAATCCATAATCCTAAAAAGACGAGGACCGCACTAAAAACAAATGGTACACGCCAACCCCATGCCATAAAATGTTCATCTGGTAATAAGCTCATAATGGAGATGGCGATTGTGCCCATTAGCATCCCAATGGTGACACCCATTTGCGGAACGCTTCCAAAAAAGCCTCTTTTTTTCTTCGGAGAGTACTCTACAGCTAAGAGAAGGGCGCCTCCCCATTCGCCGCCAATGCCAAGACCTTGAATACAGCGTAAAGTAATTAATAAGATAGGCGCCCAGACGCCGATCATCTCATAAGTTGGAAGCAAACCAATTAGGACGGTTGCGCCACCCATAAGTGAAAGGGTTATAACAAGGGTTTGCTTTCGGCCAATTTTGTCACCAATATGGCTGAAAATAACTCCACCTAATGGGCGAATGAAAAAAGGTAAAGCGAATGTGACGTAGGCTAGCATGACACCAACGGCTGGATCAGATGACGGAAAGAATAACTGATTTAAAACGATTGCAGCAACAGTGCCATACAAAAAATAATCAAACCATTCAATTGAACTACCGATTAAACTAGCGATAAGAGCTTTGCGGGCATCTTTTTTGGATACTACTGGTTTGGTTGGGTTTGTCTCCAAAGCTGTTTGTGATGAACTCATTTTTTTACCTCCTGAATAATCAGAAATTACAGTGTCACTTCAATTACTCTGCAAAAAAAAGAGCTGAAGCAAGCGTTAACATTAGTATGATGTTATTATACAGAGGAGATATAGAAAGTACAATATTTTTTGAAAATTTATTTATGGAGTGAGATCATGCGGCAATCGATTGGGTTAGAAATTAAAAAAATACGAAAGCAAAAAAAGTTTACGTTAAAACAATTAGCAGAAAAAACAAGTCTTTCCATTAGTTTTTTGTCGCAGATTGAACGTGGGAAATCATCAATGACATTAGAGTCGCTGAATAAAATTTCGGATGCATTGAACATAAGTGCTAGTCAATTTTTTTCGAAAAATGAATATGACGATCGACCTATTAAAAAGCAAAACATTGTTAAAAACACTTCAGACTTTTTTCATTATCAATCGTTAGTGGGGGGAATGGCAGAACCGATTTTTGAACCGAGAATTGTAACGCTGTTGCCGACAAAAGAAAGCATTACGCCTTTCATACATGAAGGACAAGAATTTATCTTTGTGTTAGAAGGGACTTTAACCTTCGTTTATAAAGATACGGTGTATGAGCTCCATGAAGGAGACAGTTTCCATTTCGAATCAACAGAAGCGCATAACTGGATTAATTACTCAGACGAAACCGTTAAATTGTTGCAAGTTGTAGCGAAGAAAGCTCTGAATTAGAGCTTTTTTTACGTTCATGTTGGATAGGTATTTGGAAGGATCTTCAAAAAAGTATTGATAATGAGAATCATTTTCAATATAATAATGATATAGACCGAGAGCGGTCATTTATTTTTGCGTGTAAATGAGAATTACTATCATTTGAAAAGAAAGGGAAGGTTTTATGCAGCAGTCCGCTAAACGTATAGCTGAAAATGCGTCTTTACAAGCATTTCTTAATAGCTATATTCGTGAAACAAAGAAAGGGAGCATATTACCTGTTTCTATAATAAATCAAGTGCACCATTCAACGCTGCTTCAATCAGAGCATTTTCTAGAAATGCAGCTCCCAAAACAGCAAGCTAGTTTACGTATTGAAATTTGGTATGAA includes:
- a CDS encoding MFS transporter, whose protein sequence is MSSSQTALETNPTKPVVSKKDARKALIASLIGSSIEWFDYFLYGTVAAIVLNQLFFPSSDPAVGVMLAYVTFALPFFIRPLGGVIFSHIGDKIGRKQTLVITLSLMGGATVLIGLLPTYEMIGVWAPILLITLRCIQGLGIGGEWGGALLLAVEYSPKKKRGFFGSVPQMGVTIGMLMGTIAISIMSLLPDEHFMAWGWRVPFVFSAVLVFLGLWIRKSLDETPSFKEAKESGNIANVPLFDTFRYHWRSVLIAVGAKVVETGPFYIFSTFVIAYTTTYLTFDRLTALNAVTIGTLAATLMIPLMGSLSDKIGRKPVFIFGAIGMMAFAFPYFYLLSLDSTLWLIVATVVALALFWAPVTAVLGTMFSEIFSANVRYTGVTVGYQIGAAVAGGTAPLLATYLLNTFNNSSIPISIYIVLAGVISIIAVAVTRETKNRELD
- a CDS encoding helix-turn-helix domain-containing protein gives rise to the protein MRQSIGLEIKKIRKQKKFTLKQLAEKTSLSISFLSQIERGKSSMTLESLNKISDALNISASQFFSKNEYDDRPIKKQNIVKNTSDFFHYQSLVGGMAEPIFEPRIVTLLPTKESITPFIHEGQEFIFVLEGTLTFVYKDTVYELHEGDSFHFESTEAHNWINYSDETVKLLQVVAKKALN